From the Anaeromyxobacter dehalogenans 2CP-1 genome, the window CGGCTGGCCGGGGTCCTGCTCGCGCTCGCCGCCGCGGCGGGTGCGGTCGCCGCCGCGCGGGGCGCCCGCGCCGCGCTCGGGCTGGACGGCTCGCGCGAGACGGTGGCGCGCGCGCTGGGCGGCGTCCGCGAGGGCCCGCGCTGCACGCTCGTGCTCCCCTCGGAGAAGCCGGAGGCGGCCGCCGCCGAGCTGCTGGCGGAGTGCGAATTCCACGTGGCCGAGGTGGCGCGCGCGCTCGGGATCGAGCGGCCGCCGCGGGTGACGGTGTACGTGTACCGGAGCGCCGAGGAGAAGCGGCGCCTGGTGGGCGCGGCCGGCACCGACTTCACCAAGCCCTGGCGCGCCGAGATCCACCTCGGCGACGCGCCGCTCCCGCACCCGGTGCTGCGCCACGAGGTGGTCCACGCGGTCGCCTCGGCGCTCGCGCCCGGCCCGCTGCGCGTCCCGGCGCGGGCCGGCGTGCTGGTGTCGGCGGGCCTGGTGGAGGGGCTGGCGGTGGCGCTCGAGGTGCCGCGCGGCGCCTGGACGGTGCACGAGTGGTCCCGGGCGGCGCGCGACCAGGGCCGGCTCCCGGACCTGCCGGCGATCGTGGGCCCGGGCGGCTTCTGGAGCCAGGCGCCGGCGCGCGCGTACACCGCGGCGGGGAGCTTCCTCGCGTTCCTGCTCGCCCGGCACGGGCCGGCGCCGGTGGCGCGCGCCTACGCCACCGGCGACGTCGCCGCCGCCCTGGGCCGCCCGCTGCCGGCGCTGGTGGACGAGTGGCAGCGCTTCCTCGACGGCGTGGCCGTGCCGGAGGGGCTCCGGCGCGAGGCCGAGGCGCGGCTCGCGCGCGGCAGCCTGTTCACGCGCCGCTGCGCGCGCGAGGCGGCGGCGCTGGAGGCCGGCGCCGGGGCCGCGGCGGCCGCCGGGCGGACCGAGGAGGCCTGCGACCTGTACCGGCGCGCCGGCGCGCTGACCGGCTCGCCCTGGGCCGCGAAGGCGCGCGGCGACGCGCGGGCACGGTCCGGCGACCTCGCGGGCGCGCTCGCGGCGTACGCGGAGGCCCGGGCCCAGGGCGAGGGCCAGGGTGCGCTGCAGGGCGCGCTCGCCGCCGCCGAGGCGGACGTCCGCTGGCGGCAGGGCGACGCCGCCGCGGCCGCGGCCGGGTGGGCGGAGGCGCTCGGCGCGGGCCCGGACCGCGGGGAGGCGCGGCTCCTCTCGGCCAAGCTCGCGGCGCTGCGCGACCCGCGGCTCGCCGCCGCCGCCCTGCCCTACCTGCTCGGCCTCGGCGACGCGACGCTCGCGCTCGCCCGCACCGCGGCGGTGGACGCGCCGCTCGCGGCGTACCTGGTCGGGCGCGCGCACGGGATCCGCGGCGAGGCGGCGCCGGCGGCTGCCCTGCTCGCCCGCGCCGCGGCGGGCGGCCTCCCGCCCGAGCTCGCGGCCGAGGCGCGCGCGGCCGGCGGCGAGGCGGCCTGCGCCGCCGGCGAGATCGGCGCGGGCGAGGAGGCGCTCCGGGCGGCGCTGGCGCGCGCCGCCTCGGAGGCGGAGCGCGAGCGCCTGGAGGCGGGGCTGCGCCGCTGCGCGTTCGTGGCCGCGGATCGATCCGCCGCGCGCTGACGCGCAGGCGCGATCAGACGCCGCCGCGCAGGCGGTCGATGGCGGCCTTCGGGTTCTTCACACCTTTCTTCAGCAGCCACCAGCCGACCTTCATCCCACCGACCGCGAGCACGCCCAGGTACCCGTGCTCCAGCAGCCGCGCCGTGGACGCGTCCACCCGCACGCGCACCTTCACGGCCGGGTCGCGCTCGATCACCAGCTTGAAGAACTCCACGCCGAACTCGCCCACGTCGTCGGAGCGCAGCCCCGTGATCCGCTCCACCGCCGCGGCCGGCAGGGTGAGCGTGAAGTCCGGGTCGGGCGCCGCGCCGTCCTCCACCGCGGGCCCGCCGCTCGCCATGGTGAAGCGGGCCGGGCCGCCGTCGAGCGCCAGGTTCACGCGCGCGCCGCGCGCCAGCGGCCGGGTGGCCTTGCGGGCGGCGGGGGCGGTCTCGAAGAACGTGCGGAGCGAGGCGAGGCTGGGATCGGCCATCGCCGGGAATGTATGCGGCGGGAAAGCGCGTCGGCAACGGCCCGCCGCGGCGCCCCGGAAAGGCCCGAGAAGATTGACGCGGCACCTCGGGCGGGACAAAGTCGCGCGCATGACGAAGCGCCTCGCCCTCCTGCTCGCCCTGGCCACGGCCTGCGCAGCGCGCCAGCTCCCCGGCACCAACATCGACGACACCCGGGACAACCGCGGGGTCTTCGAGGCCATCCAGCAGTACGTCCAGGCCATGGGTCGCCGCGACGCGGCCGCGGTGGTCGCGCTCGCCGCGCCGGACTACTTCGACGACGCCGCCACGCCCGCGCCGGAGGACGACGTGGACCGCGCCACGCTCGCGCGCACGCTGCCCGAGGACCTCGCGAAGGTGGACGCGCTGAAGCTGGAGATCCAGGTCCGCAAGATCGAGGTCCAGGGCGACCGCGCCATCGCCGAGGTGTTCTACGACGGGTGGTACCGGGTGAAGACCGCGACCGGCGTGGTGCCGCGGCGCGACTCCGACGTGCACCGCATGCACCTGCGCAAGGTGGACGGGCGCTGGCTGTTCACCGCCGGGCTGTAGCGGGTCAGACGCCGAGCAGCGCCCGGAAGCCGCCCTCGCCCATGTCGCGCAGCGCGGCGAGCCGGTCGCGGTAGCGCCTCCAGTCCTTCCAGGCCAGCCGGTCGGCGCCGAGCGCGGCGCGGTGGAACGCGTGGATGCGCGAGGCGGTGAAGCGCAGCGCGGCGTAGCGCGCCCACGGGTAGAGCGCGTCCGCGGTCTCCGGCTCGAGCCGGCGCTTCGCGCGGTAGCCGGCGAGCAGCGCGGCGGCGCGCGCCGGGTCGTAGCGATCCACGTAGCACCAGGCGTTCACCGCGACCCCGAGGTCGTAGGCGAACGGGTCCACGCAGCTCATCTCCCAGTCGAGCACCGCGCCGACGCGATCGCCGATCCAGAGCACGTTGTCGATGAACAGGTCGCCGTGGACCAGCCCGCGCGGCGCGCCGGGGAGCCGCTCCGCGCGCGCCAGCTCCTCCTCCAGCATCGGCAGCGCCGCCCGCACGTCGGCGTCGCCCCCGCCGTCCGGCCGCAGCTCCGAGATCCACCCGCGCACGCGCTCCGGCGCGTACGGGTTGCGGCGCTCCGGCACGAAGCCGGACGCGAGCTCGTGCAGCCGCCCGAGCTGCTCGCCCACGCGACGGCAGCGCTCCGGGCCCGCGGCGTCGCGCGAGATCTCCTCGCCGGCCGCGTAGGCGAACAGCATCGCCTGCTTGCCGTCCACCGGCACCCAGGGCCGCCCGTCCGCCGCGAGGCGCAGGCGCGCCACCGGGAACCGGGCCTCGTGGAGGTAGCGCTGGACCTCGGCCTCGAACCGCACGTCGGCGTCGGTCTTCCCCTCGTTGAGCCGCAGGAACCAGCGCTCGCCGCCGGCCCACAGGTGGTAGTTCGTGTTGACGCTGCCCTTCGGCTCCGGCTGGACGCGGTCCGGCGCGGGGAGCCCGAAGCTCCGGACCGCGGCGGCGATCTGCTCGCTGGAGAGGACGGTGTAGAGGGCCATCGGTCGAGGCCGGCCGGAGCCGGGAGGCGGAGCATGCCCTCCAGGGTCGTCCCCGTCAACGGTCGGGGGCCGGCGGGAGCGTCGCCGGCGGCGGCCCCGCCAGTGCCTCGGCGAGCGTGATGGGCCGCCACGCCGCCTCGACCACGCGCCACCCGTCCGCCTCGCGCTCGAGCCGCAGCGCGAAGCGGTGCGCGGTGCCCTCGCCGGGGAGGAGGTTCACGAGCGCCTTCCCCCGGCCCGCCGCGCGCGACAGCACCGCGTCCACCTGCGCCGCGGCGCGGTCCCCGTCCACCGCCACGGTCGCGCCGGCCACCGCGGCCGAGGCCCAGGCGCCGCGCAGCACCTCGAACGCGACGAGCTGCTTCGCGCCGGCGCGATCCAGGCCGTGCCCCCCGAACCGCTCCGACAGCGGCGCCACCACCGCATTCACGTCGCGGGACGCGACCGCCGCGGCAGAGCCGTCCACCAGGCGGCGGATGCGCGCCTCGTCGTCCTCCTCGCCCCGGCCCCACCACCAGGCGGCGCCGGCCGCCGCGATCGCCAGCGCGATCGCCATCCACCACGCGCTCCTTCGCCTCACCCTCGCCTCCCGGGCGCCCGCCCGTCCGCCCTCTCCGTCCCTGGCCCCGGGGCGCCGGCGCCGGTTAGATTCGCTCCAGCCGACCTCCGCGCCCCTGTTCCGGGCGAAACGAAAGTACACTCCGCCGCCGTGAGCCGCGACAAGAAGGACCCCATCGCCCTGTCCGACGCGCACAACTCGCGCGGCATCGAGCTCGCCGACCGCGGCTGGCTCGACGAGGCCATCAAGGAGTTCCACAAGGCCATCGAGCTCGACCCCAGCTCCGCGCACGCGCACGACAACCTCGCGACGGTGTACTCGGAGAAGAAGCTCTACCGCGAGGCGCTGAACGAGTACCTCACCGCGCTCCGGCTCGAGCCGGACAGCGCCACCGCGCACTACAACCTGGCCTCCTTCCTCGCCACCCACGGGCCGGACATGGCGGTCGTCGAGTACCAGGACGCGATCCAGCTCGAGCCCGACCACCCCGACGCGCACCTGAACCTCGGGCTGACGCTGGCCGACCAGGGCAAGACGGAGGAGGCGGTGAAGGAGCTCGGCGTCGCCATCGAGCTCGAGCCGTCCGACCCGTTCCCGCGCCACGAGCTGGCCGGCCTGCTCATGGACGAGGGCGACTACCGCGCCGCCATCGCCCACCTCAAGGAGGTCGTGCGCCTCGAGCCGTCCAACTTCGAGGCCGAGCTGGACCTGGGCATCTGCTACGCGCAGAAGGGCTTCTACGCCGAGGCCGAGCGCGCCTACGCGCGGGCCGCGGCGCTGAAGCCGGACGACCTGCTCCTCAACTACGACGTGGCGGCGCTGTACGCGCTCTGGGGCAAGCCGGCCCCGGCGCTGGAGGCGCTGCGCAAGGCGCTGGCGCAGGACGCCGACAAGGTGCGGGACTGGCTCCGGACCGACCCGATGTTCGATGGCCTGAAGGGCAACGCGGAGTTCGAGGAGCTGGCCCGCGGGTAGCGCTCCGGCTGCCCGGGTCAGCCACGCACTCCCCGTATGGCCGCCCCCTCGGCGGAGGGCGGACCTTCACCCAGGGCGCGGGGTTGGCTAGCCTCGGGCGCATGCCCGAGCTTGCCTTCTTCCGCCACGGCGAGGAGCTGCTGCGCGTCACCCTGACCGATCGCACCGCGCTCGGCAGCGGCCCCGAGTGCGACGTCTCGCTGCCCGATCCCGCGCTCGCCCGCGTGCAGGCGGTGGTGGAGCGGCGCGCCGACGGGTGGTGGCTGGTGGACCGGTCCGGCGCGGGCACCGCGGTGGGCGGGGCGCCGGTGCGCGAGGCGCGGCTCGGCGACGGCGCCGACCTCGCGCTCGGCGCCTGGCGGGCGCTCTTCCGCGCGGCCGAGGGCGTCGCGCCGGGCGCGGGCGAGACGCGGCTGCGCGCGCACGACGAGCCGCCGGCCGGGGCGCCGCCGCCCGCGCGGCTCCGGCTCCGCGCCGGCGGCCGCGAGCGCACCGTCCCGGTCACCGCCGCGGGCGTGGTGGTGGGCAAGGACCCGACCTGCGACGCGCCGCTCGACGACGCGTTCGTCTCGGCCCGCCACCTGCGCGTCGAGGCGCGCGGCGGCCGGTGGGCGCTCGTGGACCTCGGCTCGACGAACGGCACGTTCATCAGCGGCGCGCGGGTGACGCGCGCGGAGCTGCCGTTCGGCCTGCCGGTTCAGCTCGGGGACGCGGAGATCGTCCTCGAGCCGCGCGAGGCGCCCGAGCCCGCCCGCGCCGAGGCGTTCGAGGGGATGATCTCGCGCGACGCCGCCATGCGGCAGGCGTTCGAGCTGGTGGAGCGGGTCGGCCCGTCGGAGGCGGCGGTGACCATCCTCGGCGAGACCGGCACCGGCAAGGAGCTGTTCGCCCGCGCGCTGCACGCGCGCTCCGCGCGGCGGGACGGGCCGTTCATCCCGGTGAACTGCTCGGCCATCGCCGAGACGCTCATCGAGTCCGAGCTGTTCGGCCACGAGAAGGGCGCGTTCTCCGGCGCGGAGCGCATGCGCAAGGGCGCCTTCGAGGAGGCCGACCGCGGCACGCTGTTCCTGGACGAGATCGGCGAGCTCCCGCTCGACCTGCAGCCGAAGCTGCTCCGCGTGCTCGAGCTGGGCGAGGTGAAGCGGGTGGGCGCGTCCAGGCCGATCCAGGTGAGCGTGCGCATCGTGGCCGCCACCCACCGCGACCTGCGCGCGCAGGTGCGCGCCGGGCGGTTCCGCGAGGACCTGTTCTACCGGCTCTGCGTGGTGCCCATCACCGTCCCGCCGCTGCGCCGGCGCGCCGGCGACGTGCGGGCGCTGGCGGAGACGTTCCTGGCGCGCGCGGCGCCGCGCGGCGTGGCGCTGCGCTGGAGCGAGGAGGCGCTCGCGAAGCTCGAGGCGTACGACTGGCCCGGGAACGTCCGGCAGCTCCGGAACGTGGTGCAGCGCGCGCTCCTGTTCCGGGGCGAGGGGCTGGCCATCGGGCCGGCGGCGGTCACCTTCGAGGACACGCGCGCCGCGCCCGCCGACGGCGGCGACGACGACACGCTGTACGTGCGCGGCCTCACGCTGGAGGAGATCGAGCGGGAGGCGATCCGCCTGTCCCTGCGACGCAACCGCGGCAAGCGCGCCGCGGTGGTGAAGGAGCTGCGCATCGCCAAGAGCACCGTGATGAAGCGCATCGGCCAGTGGGGCCTGCACGACGAGGGTCGGCCGCCGGGCGAGGCGCCGGATCCCGAGCCCGACGACGAGGCCGAGGTGGCCTGACGCGGGGGCGCAGCCCTCGTCGGCTAATGCATCCAGCCGTCGCCCCGACGCAGCAGCGTCAGCGGGCTCGTGTCCTCGGGCAGGTCCACCGCGTCCGGGCGGTAGGCGAAGCCGCCGGGCCGGAACGTCGCGCCGTCCAGCAGCCGCGCGATGGCCCGGGTGAGGTCGTCGTCGGCGGCCAGCACCGGCTTGACCCGCAGGCCGGTCGCGAACGCGATCTCGTCGAGGACGCCGAGGTCCCCCGGGTCCGCCAGCGCGACCACCACCGCCGCGCCGCGGGGCTCGTTCACGCGCGAGAGCGGCAGCACGTTGCGGGTGCGGATGAGCTTCTCGGGCAGCAGGCGAAGGACCGCCGGCGGCACGTGCCGGTCGCCGATCTCCATGAACGGCACCCCGAGCTGCGCGCCCACCGCGCCGAGCACGACCGGCTCGCCCAGGAACCCGAGGCTGACGATGCTGCGGCCGAGGCGCCCGCCCCAGCGGCGCTGGTGCGCGAGCGCGCTCTCGAGCTGGACCGCGTCGATGGCGCCCTGCGCCACGAGCAGCTCGCCGATCCGCATCCTCGCCATCGCACACCCTCCACGGACGGTGGAACACACACTCCGAACGGGACGGAGTGTACCACCTACCTCAGGGGGATGTGAGAGGAACGCGCCTACTTCCGGCGCGGCTTCTTCGGGGTGAGGTCGGCCTGGAGCTTCCTGGCCTGCGCGGCCGCGTCCGACCTGGGGAACTTCGCCACGAGCTCCTTCAGCACGCCCGGGGCGTCCTTCTTCAGCTCGTCCACCTCGAGCATGGCCCGGGCGATGCCCAGCATCGCGTCGGGCGCGCGCTCGGAGCGCGGCGCCTTCTCGTAGATCCAGCCGTACGCGACCAGCGCCTCGCGCCAGCGCTTCTGCTCCATCGAGCGCTCGGCGGAGTGGAAGGCGGCCTCGGGCGCCATGGCGTCCGCCGGCCAGCGGCGCACGTACTCGTCGTACAGCGTCCGCGCGACGCTCTTGTCGCCGGTCGCCTCCTCCTTCTGCGCGAGCGCCAGGAAGGAGACCTTGTCGTCCGGCCGCTCGAGCGTGTCGATCCGCTCCTTCGCCTCGAGCTCGTCGAGCGCGCCGCGCCCGCGGAGGGCCGCGAAGCGCTTGTCGGTGCGATCGGAGAGGGCGCCGACGGACTTCTCGATCTGCCCGAGGCGGTGCTGCTCGACCTCGAGGTCGCCCTTCACGCGCGTGAACTCGTCCTGCAGGCGCTGGAGGGAGACCCCGAGATCGGCGCCGCTCCGCCGGGCGGCGCGGTTCAGCTCGTCGATCTTCTGCTGCACCTCGACGATCTTGCGATCGACCGCGGCGACGCGATCGGCGACGACCCGCTGCTGCTCGGCGGAGTCCGCCTCGAGCCGGTCGAGGCGCGCCTCCATCTGACGCCCGCGCTCCAGCGGGACCCAGCATGCGGTCAGCAGGAGCGCGAGCGCCGGCGCGGCGGCCCGGAGGATGGAGGTGCGGAGGCTCACCGCTCGATCTGGAAGTCGTCGCGGCGGTTCTTGGACCAGCAGGCCTCGGTCGCCTCGGAGCAGACCGGCTTCTCCTCGCCGTAGCTGACCGTGTCGACGGAGGAGCTGACGCCGAGGTCGGTCAGGTACTTCTTGGCCGACTCGGCGCGGCGGTTGCCGAGCGCGACGTTGTACTGCGCGGTGCCGCGCTCGTCGCAGTTGCCCTGCACGAGCACGCGCTTCGCCGGGGCCTGCTTCAGGCAGTCGGCCAGCTTCTGCAGGTTCTGCTGCGACTCGGGGGTCAGGTTCGAGCGATCGAAGGCGAAGTGGACGCTGAACGCGGTGACGTCGGCGCACTCGGGCGGAACGGACGCCTCGGGGGCGGCGGCGGCGCAGCGGCCGGCCTGGCACTTCTCACCGGCGCCGCAATCGCGATCCGACGCGCAGGAGCCGGGCTCGCGGGCCACGCAGCGCTCGCCCTGGCAGGTCTGGCCGGCGGGGCAGTCGGTGTCGGCCGCGCACTGGGGCTTCGGAACGCACGCGTTCGCGCGGCACACGAAGCCTTCCTTGCAGTCGGAGTCGGCGCCGCACTCCTGGCAGCGGCCCTCGACGCAGACCTTGCCGTACCCCTCCTGCTCGGCGCAGTCCTGGCTGGTCTTGCACTCACCGTTCTTCGGCTTCGACGGACAGCCGCCGAGGACGAGGGCACCTGACACGGTCAGGGCGAGAAGGAGAACACGACGCATGACGACCTCCATTCGAAAATGACAAGTCTGGGAACTTGGGGACGCCCGCTTATTGGCTCCATTCGGAACGCCTGTCAAAGGATTTCCTCGTCGCGGAACCATCCGGGATTAACATCCCCGCATGCCGGCGACGGTGCTCGTCGTGGACGACGAACGCAACATCCAGCTCACGCTCTCGCGCGCGCTCTCCATGGAGGGCTACGCGGTCGAGACGGCCTCCGGCGGCCGCGAGGCGCTCGAGAAGATCGCCGCACTGCCGGTGGACGTGGTGGTCATGGATGTGCGGATGCCCGACCTGGACGGACTGGCAGTCCTCCAGCGGGCACGCGAGACCCGCCCGGAGCTGCCCATCGTGATCATGTCCGGGCACGGCTCGATCGACACCGTGCGCAGCGCCTTCAAGCTCGGCGCCTTCGACTACCTCGAGAAGCCCATCACCGAGAAGGAGAAGCTGCTCGTCGCGGTGAAGAACGCGCTCGCGCTCGAGTCGCTCCGCGCCGAGAACGCGGCGCTGCGCCGCGCGGCGGGCCAGGGCCAGCTCGAGATGATCGGCGGCGGCCCGGCCATGCAGCGGCTGTTCGACCTGGTGCGCCGCACCGCGCCCTCCGAGGGCCGCGTGCTCATCACCGGCGAGAACGGCACCGGCAAGGAGCTGGTGGCCCGCGCCATCCACGAGCAGTCGCGGCGGCGCGACCGGCCCTTCGTGAAGCTGAACTGCGCCGCGGTGCCGGCCGAGCTGATCGAGAGCGAGCTGTTCGGCCACGAGCGCGGCGCGTTCACCGGGGCGGTGGCGGCGCGGCGCGGCCGGTTCGAGCAGGCCGACGGCGGGACGCTGTTCCTCGACGAGGTGGGCGACATGCCCGCCGCCATGCAGGCGAAGGTGCTGCGCGTGCTGCAGGAGGGCGAGCTGGAGCGGGTGGGCGGCCAGCAGACGCTGCGCTGCGACGTGCGGGTGGTGGCCGCCACCAACAAGGACCTGCAGGCCGAGGTGGCCGCGGGCCGGTTCCGTGAGGACCTCTACTACCGGCTCAACGTCGTGCCCATCCACACCCCGGCGCTGCGCGATCACAAGGAGGACGTGCCCGAGCTGGCGGCGCGCTTCCTGGCCGAGGCCTGCGAGCGGAACGGCCGCCGCGCCATGCGCCTCGGCCGCGACGCGGTCGCCGCGCTCCAGACGCACGACTGGCCCGGCAACGTGCGCGAGCTGCGCAACCTGGTGGAGCGGCTCGCCATCCTCTGCGACGGCCCGGAGATCGGCGCCGAGGACGTGGTGGCGATGCTGCCCGGCGCCCGCCGCCCGCGCGGCGATCGGCTGCGCGCCGGCGCCGCGTTCCACGAGCTGGTCGAGGAGGCGGAGCGCGAGATCGTGCTCGCGGCCCTCGAGGCGCACCAGGACAACGTGTCGGACACGGCCCGCGCCCTCGGCCTGGAGCGGAGCCACCTCTACAAGAAGATGCGCGCGCTCGGCATCAAGCGCGGCGCCGAGTAGCCGCCCGCCCGCCCCCGCCCGGCCGTGTCGCCCCGGCCACGGCGGCCGTGTCGCGGCGGACACGCGCGCCAAGGAATCCGCTGGGCCGCCGCGCGTTCCATGGAGGTGGGGGCCCCTGGCACGCCGACTGCTCCCCCAGGGGCATGACCTTTCACCGCCGCGGCGCTTTGCCGGACGCCACCCCGGGAGCTATCGTTCGAGCCCTCGCCGTGGACACCCCCTCCCACCCCGCCACACCGCCCCCGGCCGCCGTCCGCGCCGCCGAGGGCGAGGAGCCGCCGCGCGTGCGCCGTCGCCTCTCCCGCAAGTCGAAGCGGCTCCTCCGCGCCGCCGCCCTGGCCGTGCTCGCCGGCGGCCTGCTCGGCGGCGGCCTGCTCCTCGCCTGGACCCGGGAGCTGCCCGCGTTCGACGGCCTGAAGGACTACGAGCCGCTCGTCTCCACCCGCGTGTTCGGCGCCGACGGCGAGGAGGTGTTCCAGTTCGCGCGCGAGCGCCGCACCGTGGTGCCGATCGACGGCATCCCCGACGTGCTGAAGAAGGCGGTGCTCGCCGCGGAGGACGCGCGCTTCTACGAGCACGAGGGCGTGAACTACCTCGCCATCGCGCGCTGCGCGGCGAAGGGGCTGCTGGGCGGCGGCGTGAAGTGCGGCGGCTCGACCATCACGCAGCAGGTGGTGAAGACGTTCCTGCTCCCCACCGAGTGGCGCGTGAAGCGGAAGGTGAAGGAGCTCGTGCTGGCGCCGCGGCTCGAGCAGAACCTGACCAAGGACGAGATCCTCTACCTCTACCTGAACCAGATCTACTTCGGCCACCGGCGCTACGGCGTCGAGGAGGCGAGCCGCTTCTACTTCGGCAAGGGCGTGAAGGACCTCACGCTCGGCGAGGCCGCCGTGCTCGCCGGCGTGATCCAGTCGCCCATGCGCTGGTCGCCGGTGAACCACCCCGCGCGCGCCAAGGAGCGGCAGCGGTACGTGCTGCGCCGGATGATGGAGGAGGGCTTCATCACGCGCGCGCAGGCGGAGGCCGAGTCGGCGCGTGCCATCCGCACGCGCCCGCCGCCGGACGATCCGCCGGGCGCGTGGTACGCGGACGCGGTCCGGAAGTACCTGGACGAGCGCTACGGCGCCGAGGCGGTCGAGACGCAGGGGCTGCAGGTGGACGTGGCCATGGACGCGCGGCTCCAGGCGGCCGCCGAGACCGCGCTCGAGGGCGCGCTGCGCGCCGTGGACAAGCGCCAGGGCTGGCGCGGCCCGCTGCTCCACCTCGACCCGCCGCGCGCCGCCGCGGCGCTCCCGCTCTGGCGCAAGCGGCTCGAGGCGATCGAGCCCGGCCCGGGCGAGGTGTACGTGTGGGACCTCGGGCGCGTGAACCCCGACCAGATCGAGCCGGGGGAGGACGAGGAGCAGGAGCGCGACGTGGCGCGCATGGCGCGCGCGCGGCGGCTCGAGGACGGCGGCATCTACGCCGGGCTGGTGCGGGAGGTGGACGACCGGACCGCGGTGGTGGACCTGGGCAACGCGCGCGGCGAGGTGACGCTGGCGCAGGCCGCCTGGGCCCGCAAGTGGAACCCGACCTCCGCCACCGCCGCCCCGAAGAAGCTGTCCACGGTGGTGCAGCCGGGCGACGTGGTGAACGTGCGCGTGGTGCCGGGGAAGGTGCCGGCCGCGCGCACCGCGGCCGCCGGCAAGCCCGTGCCGCTCGCGCTGGAGCAGACGCCGCTGGTGCAGGGCGCGCTGGTGGCCATCGACCCGGCCACGCGCGGCGTGCGCGCGCTGGTGGGCGGGCTCGACTTCCAGGCCTCGCAGTTCAACCGCGCCACGCAGGCGCGCCGGCAGCCGGGCAGCGCCATGAAGCCGTTCGTGTGGGGCGCCGCCATCGAGTCGCGCCGCTTCACGCCGGCCACGGTGGTCTACGACACGCCCGACCTGTACCGCGACCCGTGGACCGGCAAGGAGTGGAAGCCGCGCAACTTCGAGAAGGACCAGTTCGACGGCCCCATGCTGCTGGCCTCGGCGCTGGCCCACTCCAAGAACACCGTCTCGGTGAAGCTGGTGGACGCGCTCGGGGTGGATGCGGTCATCGGCTTCTCGAAGCGGATGGGGATCGCGTCGGAGCTGCCGCGCAACCTCACGCTCGCGCTCGGGACGGGCGAGGTGCTGCCCATCGAGCTGGTGAACGCGTACGCGAGCCTCGCGGCGAACGGCTTCCAGACGCCGCCGCTGGTGGTGCTGCGCGTGCGCGACCGCACCGGCAAGGTGCTGGAGGAGCAGCGGCCGGTCGCGCCGCCCGCGCCGTCCCGCGACGGCGCGGTGGTGGTGACGGCCTCCGCGGTCGAGGCGGCCGGCGCCCCCGCGGCGCCCGCTGCCGCGCCCACCGCCGCCGTCCCCGGCGCTGCTCCGGCCCCGGCCGACGCGCCCGCCGGGGCGCTCGCCGCCGCGGCCCCGGCGGTCGAGGGCGCGGGCGCCACCGCCGCGCCGGCGCCGTTCCCGGTCCCGACCTCCGGCACTCGGCCCGACGTCTCGTACGTCGTGACCTCGATGCTGCGCGGCGTGATCGAGGGCGGGACCGGCGCCGCCGCGCGCGTGCTGGGACGGCCCGCCGCCGGCAAGACCGGCACCGCCCAGGATCACCGCGACGCCTG encodes:
- a CDS encoding sigma 54-interacting transcriptional regulator, which translates into the protein MPELAFFRHGEELLRVTLTDRTALGSGPECDVSLPDPALARVQAVVERRADGWWLVDRSGAGTAVGGAPVREARLGDGADLALGAWRALFRAAEGVAPGAGETRLRAHDEPPAGAPPPARLRLRAGGRERTVPVTAAGVVVGKDPTCDAPLDDAFVSARHLRVEARGGRWALVDLGSTNGTFISGARVTRAELPFGLPVQLGDAEIVLEPREAPEPARAEAFEGMISRDAAMRQAFELVERVGPSEAAVTILGETGTGKELFARALHARSARRDGPFIPVNCSAIAETLIESELFGHEKGAFSGAERMRKGAFEEADRGTLFLDEIGELPLDLQPKLLRVLELGEVKRVGASRPIQVSVRIVAATHRDLRAQVRAGRFREDLFYRLCVVPITVPPLRRRAGDVRALAETFLARAAPRGVALRWSEEALAKLEAYDWPGNVRQLRNVVQRALLFRGEGLAIGPAAVTFEDTRAAPADGGDDDTLYVRGLTLEEIEREAIRLSLRRNRGKRAAVVKELRIAKSTVMKRIGQWGLHDEGRPPGEAPDPEPDDEAEVA
- a CDS encoding nuclear transport factor 2 family protein, with translation MTKRLALLLALATACAARQLPGTNIDDTRDNRGVFEAIQQYVQAMGRRDAAAVVALAAPDYFDDAATPAPEDDVDRATLARTLPEDLAKVDALKLEIQVRKIEVQGDRAIAEVFYDGWYRVKTATGVVPRRDSDVHRMHLRKVDGRWLFTAGL
- a CDS encoding homoserine kinase; its protein translation is MALYTVLSSEQIAAAVRSFGLPAPDRVQPEPKGSVNTNYHLWAGGERWFLRLNEGKTDADVRFEAEVQRYLHEARFPVARLRLAADGRPWVPVDGKQAMLFAYAAGEEISRDAAGPERCRRVGEQLGRLHELASGFVPERRNPYAPERVRGWISELRPDGGGDADVRAALPMLEEELARAERLPGAPRGLVHGDLFIDNVLWIGDRVGAVLDWEMSCVDPFAYDLGVAVNAWCYVDRYDPARAAALLAGYRAKRRLEPETADALYPWARYAALRFTASRIHAFHRAALGADRLAWKDWRRYRDRLAALRDMGEGGFRALLGV
- a CDS encoding general secretion pathway protein GspE — encoded protein: MARMRIGELLVAQGAIDAVQLESALAHQRRWGGRLGRSIVSLGFLGEPVVLGAVGAQLGVPFMEIGDRHVPPAVLRLLPEKLIRTRNVLPLSRVNEPRGAAVVVALADPGDLGVLDEIAFATGLRVKPVLAADDDLTRAIARLLDGATFRPGGFAYRPDAVDLPEDTSPLTLLRRGDGWMH
- a CDS encoding tetratricopeptide repeat protein yields the protein MSRDKKDPIALSDAHNSRGIELADRGWLDEAIKEFHKAIELDPSSAHAHDNLATVYSEKKLYREALNEYLTALRLEPDSATAHYNLASFLATHGPDMAVVEYQDAIQLEPDHPDAHLNLGLTLADQGKTEEAVKELGVAIELEPSDPFPRHELAGLLMDEGDYRAAIAHLKEVVRLEPSNFEAELDLGICYAQKGFYAEAERAYARAAALKPDDLLLNYDVAALYALWGKPAPALEALRKALAQDADKVRDWLRTDPMFDGLKGNAEFEELARG
- a CDS encoding type VI secretion system protein: MLDLLQALIRLRAVRGAAALLAALGLASGSLPLLDAPGYELGEAGALLAALVLGPALGFAAGRAARARPEPSPAAAAAAAGAVAAGLLGLLLAGALLRAAVGPCSALAAAGFFPLLAVPSALLAAALGAAAAFLARGRAGPAAALYALVVLAALGVALRGAYAGPAAFAWSPLLGAWPGPLYDEALRVDGRVVLGALEATALAAAVAAAAELALRPRRTRRRLAGVLLALAAAAGAVAAARGARAALGLDGSRETVARALGGVREGPRCTLVLPSEKPEAAAAELLAECEFHVAEVARALGIERPPRVTVYVYRSAEEKRRLVGAAGTDFTKPWRAEIHLGDAPLPHPVLRHEVVHAVASALAPGPLRVPARAGVLVSAGLVEGLAVALEVPRGAWTVHEWSRAARDQGRLPDLPAIVGPGGFWSQAPARAYTAAGSFLAFLLARHGPAPVARAYATGDVAAALGRPLPALVDEWQRFLDGVAVPEGLRREAEARLARGSLFTRRCAREAAALEAGAGAAAAAGRTEEACDLYRRAGALTGSPWAAKARGDARARSGDLAGALAAYAEARAQGEGQGALQGALAAAEADVRWRQGDAAAAAAGWAEALGAGPDRGEARLLSAKLAALRDPRLAAAALPYLLGLGDATLALARTAAVDAPLAAYLVGRAHGIRGEAAPAAALLARAAAGGLPPELAAEARAAGGEAACAAGEIGAGEEALRAALARAASEAERERLEAGLRRCAFVAADRSAAR